One Streptomyces sp. NBC_00223 genomic window carries:
- a CDS encoding asparagine synthetase A: MQQTVTPPAPVTAPGPDPRATADAVPLPPPLGEHLRSARLRAAMLVQQEALYAAREFLRAIGFTELLPPLIGPVTDPGGRGAKALDVDYYGHPYKLMTSAILYKQASLRGFGKLFYIAPNVRVEPPETAGTGRHLVEFHQIDVEMAGASRDDVQDIAAGLLTHVVGHVWTAVPDVLRELGRDEADFAELLAGPFGVTTHAEAVRRLAARGHTQSPDAEIDWAGEKVLSLAADRPFFVNDYPKGSRGFYDREDPEHPGVLRNFDLIAHGGYGELVSGSERESDYATIVTRMRESGENPAKYAWYLDLAREGIPASAGFGMGVQRLVRFLTGLDALWQVSAYPKLPGTVAP; the protein is encoded by the coding sequence ATGCAGCAGACCGTCACCCCGCCCGCCCCCGTGACCGCGCCCGGACCCGACCCGCGGGCCACGGCCGACGCCGTACCGCTGCCGCCGCCGCTCGGTGAGCATCTGCGCTCGGCGCGGCTGCGGGCGGCGATGCTCGTGCAGCAGGAAGCGCTGTACGCCGCACGGGAGTTCCTGCGCGCGATCGGCTTCACGGAGCTGCTGCCGCCGCTGATCGGGCCGGTCACCGACCCCGGCGGACGCGGCGCCAAGGCGCTCGACGTGGACTACTACGGACACCCGTACAAGCTGATGACCAGCGCGATCCTCTACAAGCAGGCGTCGCTGCGGGGCTTCGGCAAGCTCTTCTACATCGCGCCGAACGTCCGGGTGGAGCCGCCGGAGACCGCCGGGACCGGGCGCCACCTGGTGGAGTTCCACCAGATCGACGTCGAGATGGCCGGGGCGAGCCGGGACGACGTGCAGGACATCGCCGCCGGGCTGCTCACGCATGTGGTCGGCCACGTGTGGACGGCCGTGCCGGACGTGCTGCGTGAACTCGGCCGGGACGAGGCGGACTTCGCGGAGCTGCTGGCCGGCCCGTTCGGGGTGACCACCCACGCCGAGGCCGTACGGCGGCTGGCCGCCCGGGGCCACACGCAGAGCCCGGACGCGGAGATCGACTGGGCGGGCGAGAAGGTGCTCTCGCTGGCGGCCGACCGGCCGTTCTTCGTCAACGACTACCCCAAGGGCTCGCGCGGCTTCTACGACCGTGAGGACCCCGAACACCCGGGCGTGCTGCGGAACTTCGACCTGATCGCGCACGGCGGCTACGGCGAGCTGGTCAGCGGCAGCGAGCGCGAGTCGGACTACGCCACGATCGTGACCCGGATGCGGGAGAGCGGCGAGAACCCGGCCAAGTACGCCTGGTACCTGGACCTCGCGCGCGAGGGCATCCCGGCGTCCGCCGGCTTCGGCATGGGCGTCCAGCGGCTGGTCCGCTTCCTGACCGGACTGGACGCGCTGTGGCAGGTCAGCGCCTACCCCAAGCTCCCCGGGACGGTGGCGCCGTGA
- a CDS encoding glutamate synthase-related protein codes for MTGLRAAGFPEREVRARARRGTAEVFPPADAYGRELFGAQPTPSTDELDHARLAPPVFMPQRLEKLIELGREPLHDDVDLRAAVGGFASELPLFLSAFGSTRAGSGDLGVAASRQAARLGIPMVIGENMVPVHGYRRGGGDGTRSALLARIAAYTEAVADGVGGVVVQQSTEDADSEVWNLVYSDPSTRPLLESGRLGFELKIGQGAKPGLGGMTVVGAAEAARLAGRFAVRDVLGGGESTGAFTGESTGVFTGEGAAEARKASADGDSDESGDREEGGERDTDGETSGSGGPAAYRLRCASPGTFTEEIVRQQLRFMRNNFPRAKVWVKFHPGRDVGEAAATAWRAGADAVTVDGAEGGSGWAPRVFLDQVGLSLAECLRRIGRPDGCLLATGRMWEGGRAVRALALGARAVGLGRAALIAVDEDPRDGLVRLVDALSLEARLLISALGKYDVDALTPEDLWQPRPYDAPAYPYAAPVGGRP; via the coding sequence GTGACCGGGCTGCGCGCGGCCGGCTTCCCCGAGCGGGAGGTACGGGCCAGGGCCCGGCGCGGCACGGCGGAGGTCTTCCCCCCGGCGGACGCCTACGGCCGTGAACTCTTCGGCGCTCAACCGACCCCATCCACGGACGAGTTGGACCACGCACGACTGGCCCCGCCGGTCTTCATGCCGCAACGGCTGGAGAAACTGATCGAGCTGGGCCGCGAGCCACTGCACGACGACGTGGACCTGCGCGCCGCGGTCGGCGGCTTCGCGAGCGAACTCCCCTTGTTCCTCTCGGCGTTCGGCTCCACGCGGGCGGGCAGCGGCGACCTCGGTGTCGCCGCGAGCCGCCAGGCCGCACGCCTCGGCATCCCGATGGTCATCGGCGAGAACATGGTCCCGGTCCACGGCTACCGGCGCGGCGGCGGCGACGGTACGCGCTCGGCGCTGCTGGCCCGGATCGCCGCGTACACGGAAGCGGTCGCGGACGGCGTCGGCGGCGTGGTCGTCCAGCAGTCCACCGAGGACGCCGACTCCGAGGTCTGGAACCTCGTCTACAGCGACCCCTCCACCCGGCCGCTCCTGGAGTCGGGGCGGCTCGGCTTCGAGCTGAAGATCGGCCAGGGCGCCAAGCCGGGCCTGGGCGGGATGACGGTCGTGGGCGCGGCGGAGGCGGCCCGGCTGGCCGGACGGTTCGCGGTCCGGGACGTACTGGGCGGCGGCGAATCCACCGGCGCGTTCACCGGCGAGTCCACCGGCGTTTTCACCGGCGAAGGCGCGGCCGAGGCCCGGAAGGCGAGCGCGGACGGCGACAGCGACGAGAGCGGGGACCGGGAGGAGGGCGGCGAGCGGGACACGGACGGCGAGACGAGCGGCAGCGGCGGTCCGGCCGCGTACCGGCTGCGCTGCGCCAGCCCCGGGACCTTCACCGAGGAGATCGTCCGGCAGCAACTGCGGTTCATGCGCAACAACTTCCCCCGGGCGAAGGTCTGGGTGAAGTTCCACCCGGGCCGGGACGTGGGCGAGGCGGCGGCGACCGCCTGGCGGGCCGGCGCGGACGCGGTGACGGTCGACGGCGCCGAGGGCGGCTCCGGCTGGGCGCCGCGGGTCTTCCTCGACCAGGTCGGACTGAGCCTGGCCGAGTGCCTGCGCAGGATCGGCCGGCCGGACGGCTGTCTGCTGGCCACCGGCCGGATGTGGGAGGGCGGCCGGGCGGTACGGGCGCTCGCCCTCGGCGCGAGGGCGGTCGGCCTCGGCCGGGCGGCGCTGATCGCGGTGGACGAGGACCCGCGGGACGGCCTGGTCCGGCTGGTGGACGCGCTGTCCCTGGAGGCCCGGCTGCTGATCAGCGCGCTCGGCAAGTACGACGTGGACGCGCTGACCCCGGAGGACCTCTGGCAGCCGCGCCCGTACGACGCCCCGGCGTACCCGTACGCGGCCCCGGTCGGAGGCCGGCCGTGA
- a CDS encoding methylaspartate mutase, whose amino-acid sequence MTGPGGPAPARSFGRFVADAAAAGQLVVQPRMGFGDPVRMRAGLERTRFAAATTVGTLTIDSYTRVGDLAGARAALAEGVPLNGYPITAHPVERTRALLAGVRDDSFPVQVRHGSSRPEAIIRALTAAGLDATEGGPVSYCLPYGRTPLRESVDNWARGCELLAELAPPPRVPHLETFGGCMLGQLCPPGLLVALSLLEGLFFVEHGIREISLSYAQQTDRAQDTEAVRALRRLAAEFLPPAVDWHVVLYTYMGVYPATEAGAYRLLRSSARLAVLAGAQRLIVKTAAEAHRIPTVGENVRALEVAAAAAAAEWPSPRPSGTGVDALDSPYGVDGLMGPAGADAPEVLEDSEVYVEARAFVEAVLGIGKETGAALRIAFDRGYLDIPYCLHPDNAGRSRSFVDAGGRLRWSRVGAMPVAPGPAPAGGPRALTADGLLAALYTVAQRHDRPDLYDATDRPGPHRPRGLRGRPGPGDPRGRPDEHGHHGPPG is encoded by the coding sequence GTGACCGGGCCCGGCGGCCCCGCCCCCGCCCGGTCCTTCGGGCGGTTCGTCGCGGACGCGGCGGCCGCCGGACAGCTCGTGGTGCAGCCGCGGATGGGCTTCGGCGATCCGGTACGGATGCGCGCGGGGCTTGAGCGGACCCGGTTCGCGGCCGCGACCACGGTCGGCACGCTCACCATCGACAGCTACACCCGGGTCGGCGACCTGGCGGGCGCCCGCGCGGCCCTCGCCGAGGGCGTCCCGCTCAACGGTTACCCGATCACCGCCCACCCGGTGGAGCGCACCCGGGCGCTGCTGGCGGGGGTGCGGGACGACTCTTTCCCGGTCCAGGTACGGCACGGCTCCTCCAGGCCCGAGGCGATCATCCGGGCGCTGACCGCCGCGGGCCTGGACGCCACCGAGGGCGGCCCGGTGTCGTACTGCCTGCCGTACGGCCGTACGCCGCTGCGCGAGTCGGTCGACAACTGGGCGCGCGGCTGCGAGCTGCTGGCCGAGCTGGCGCCCCCGCCCCGGGTGCCGCACCTGGAGACCTTCGGCGGCTGCATGCTCGGCCAGCTGTGCCCGCCCGGGCTGCTGGTGGCGCTGAGCCTGCTGGAGGGGCTGTTCTTCGTCGAGCACGGCATCCGTGAGATCTCGCTCAGCTACGCGCAGCAGACCGACCGTGCCCAGGACACGGAGGCGGTACGGGCGCTGCGGCGGCTGGCGGCGGAGTTCCTGCCGCCGGCCGTGGACTGGCATGTGGTGCTCTACACGTACATGGGTGTCTACCCGGCCACGGAGGCGGGCGCGTACCGGCTGCTGCGCAGTTCGGCGCGGCTCGCGGTGCTTGCGGGGGCGCAGCGGCTGATCGTGAAGACGGCGGCCGAGGCGCACCGCATCCCGACCGTCGGGGAGAACGTCCGCGCGCTGGAGGTGGCGGCCGCGGCCGCGGCGGCCGAGTGGCCGTCACCTCGGCCGTCCGGCACAGGAGTTGACGCCCTGGACTCCCCGTACGGGGTGGACGGCCTCATGGGACCGGCCGGCGCGGACGCTCCGGAGGTCCTGGAGGACAGCGAGGTGTACGTCGAGGCCCGTGCCTTCGTCGAGGCGGTGCTCGGCATCGGCAAGGAGACCGGGGCCGCGCTGCGGATCGCCTTCGACCGGGGCTATCTGGACATCCCGTACTGCCTCCACCCGGACAACGCGGGCCGGTCGCGCAGCTTCGTGGACGCCGGCGGGCGGCTGCGCTGGTCGCGGGTGGGGGCGATGCCGGTGGCCCCCGGTCCGGCCCCGGCCGGCGGACCGCGCGCGCTGACGGCCGACGGGCTGCTCGCCGCGCTGTACACCGTCGCCCAGCGGCACGACAGGCCCGACCTGTACGACGCCACGGACCGGCCCGGACCTCACCGTCCTCGCGGTCTTCGCGGGCGGCCCGGCCCCGGCGACCCTCGCGGCCGGCCCGACGAGCACGGGCACCACGGCCCGCCCGGCTGA
- a CDS encoding cobalamin B12-binding domain-containing protein: MELPTAGLKVLVTGTASDSHTWNLVYLQLFVEELGHRVVNLGPCVTGELLAEGCRRHRPDLVVMSSVNGHGYRDGLTAVTRLRAEPSLAGTPLVVGGKLGVAGERDPERAALLLAAGCDAVFDDGDLDGLRDFLTATARGALGPRADRTRAEGGRPDAVLPAGSSA; encoded by the coding sequence ATGGAGCTCCCCACCGCCGGCCTCAAGGTGCTGGTGACCGGTACCGCGTCGGATTCCCACACCTGGAATCTGGTCTATCTCCAGCTCTTCGTGGAGGAGTTGGGGCACCGGGTGGTCAACCTGGGTCCGTGTGTGACGGGCGAGCTGCTGGCCGAGGGCTGCCGCCGGCACCGCCCCGACCTGGTCGTGATGAGCAGCGTCAACGGGCACGGCTACCGCGACGGCCTGACCGCCGTCACCCGGCTGCGCGCCGAACCTTCGCTGGCCGGCACGCCGCTGGTCGTCGGCGGCAAGCTCGGCGTCGCGGGCGAGCGCGACCCCGAGCGCGCGGCCCTGCTGCTCGCGGCGGGCTGCGACGCGGTCTTCGACGACGGGGACCTGGACGGGCTGCGGGACTTCCTCACGGCGACCGCGCGCGGTGCCCTCGGCCCGCGCGCCGACCGTACGCGGGCCGAGGGCGGGCGCCCGGACGCCGTCCTGCCCGCCGGGAGCAGCGCGTGA
- a CDS encoding MbtH family protein: MTNPFDDNEGTFYVVVNDENQHSLWPTFADVPAGWTVVRGEGSREEALAYVEEHWTDIRPSSLTAQYA, encoded by the coding sequence ATGACGAATCCCTTCGACGACAACGAGGGCACCTTCTACGTGGTCGTCAACGACGAGAACCAGCACTCGCTGTGGCCGACCTTCGCCGATGTCCCGGCCGGCTGGACCGTTGTCCGAGGTGAGGGCAGCCGTGAGGAGGCGCTGGCCTATGTCGAGGAGCACTGGACCGACATCCGGCCGAGCAGCCTGACCGCCCAGTACGCGTAA